GTATAGTGCATACCTTTTGTCCTACCCTTTTTGCCGGTTGGTCCTGAGTCTGATATTTTTCCGAAGTGTATTGAATGTCAATGCTGACATGGTCGTCTGCCGATACTCCAAAATCTGCAATCACGCATACAAATACTTTCTCGTCAAAGAAGGCGTGATCTTTCTGACTTTGTTGTAGTTGGTGCTCCAAGTGCCTCAACAACGTTCGACTATCATTTTTACTCTTGCATTCCTCCAAAAGAGAATTAATTGGTTCTTCTAGAACGTGTATTCGTAGGCAATTTGACATTAGAGCAAAGCTAGTGTATGTTTGCTTCTGTTCCTACCTAGAAAAGTGATTCTAATGATTGgaaatggtgatgaaaaGATGTTGTTTTCCAGTGAATATCCTAATTGAGCGATGAGTTGTCTCCAAGGTACCATCTTGGCATGGCGCTAAGTCTATTTTCGcaatactttttttttcaacaacccGTGGTGGATAAGCACAATGGATATTCCGATACGTTCTAGCTTTTCCCACAACTCCACAGAAAACCGAAAGCTAATTATAGCTGTCATGGATGAAGACCATTCTTGGATCTCGCCTTTATGGGAACTCAATTGCGGCAGTAGACACACACCAGAATGCCTTACAGGTTCAACGTGTGGAAAGCTGTCTCCTTGAGAACCTCTTTTTTGAAGTCTACAACTTTGTCCTTGAAGTTGGAACACGGAacgaaaaacaaaaaatgcTGTTCATAAAGGACGATTCAAAGGCCTGTTTTCTAGAGATAATAATCAACCATTCTGTAAAAAAATCTAAAAAGTAGTCGTGTCTTTAGGCAAGCAGACTGGGGCTGCTTACCAGAGAGAAACCTTACTATGCTACAGAAAGAAGTTTATCCGACACTTACCTGCAATCTCGGTACGCCATTATTATGAAAAGCAGAAGTTGCATTTATTCGAGGTACGCTGCCGTGACAATAGAATTGGAGTGatggattttctttttccaacaAAATGTTTAGTAATTGTATTAATTTGTTTAACCACGTCAAAGGAAAGTTATCGAGGTTCACCCTTCAAGTGGACACCAGTCGATAGACTCTTGAAGTATCCGAGTCCCCTCCACAAACTGATGACTGCGTCGTATAATAGGTTGTAATTATCGACATGCTtgaatataaatataaattaAAGATTAGTATATAGATGACATGGTATCAAATATTAGAAATTAGGTAAATGTTAGAAGTACAGGGGCAATGGAACggcattgaaaaaaaaggcaaCTCATAGAGAACGAGCCTGGAGGGTTAGTTGAGCATCTATAAGAGAGCAGCAACGAAACCTGCAGCGACTGCAAAAGCACCTGGAGCGTATTGGGCAGCACCGTCGATGAAGGTAGCACTTGAGACGGATTCGGATGGAGCTGCAGAACTGGATGGAGCTGCAGTGGAGGATGGAGCTGCTGAAGAAGCagctgaagaagatgagCCGGCATCCTTGACTAATGTTAAGGAGAGACAACCTTCTGGAGCATCTTCAGTGTAGTAAACCAATTGGTAAGATCTGGAGGAGTAATCGTATGGATCACCGGTGTTCTTACAAGCATAGAAGTTGTCTGCAGTACCGTTGAATTGTAAGGTGTTACCTTCGAAGCTCCACTTACCATTTGGATCAAGGACACCAAGGTCGACAAAGTGACCAGAAACACCCAAGACTTGTGGGAATGAGCCCGCATCTGGAGATTGGATGGTACCTTCGGATTCGTCGTAATCTAAAGCTTCAGTTTGGCCACCAGTACCCATGAAGGCGTAGTTAATACCTGCACCGGAATGTGGGAAACCAAGAGAATTGCCATTGATTTCAGAATTGTCGGACTTGACTCTCAAGTGGACAACTTCGGCTTGGGCAAGAGATGCAGCAGCAGCTAGAATAATTGTGTTTTTGAATTGCATTATGATAATAGAGTTGGTTTGTTTTAAGTTAAGAAACAAATATCAAATCTTGAATGAAGTAAAGTAGATATAAGAAAGACATTGATTGCTGGCCTAAAATGGTGAGATCCAATGGTCCTTAAATAGTGTTTCCCCAACCAGTGCAGTGCTAGCTGCTttccagaaaaaaataggtCAAAGAAACACTTGCGCCTAAAAATACAACTATTTAACCACATtaggaaaaagaaaaacacacgattttttttttttttttggcccgctttttttcaaagacgtcaccatttttcttggtttccCATTTAACTAGAGGATAGAATGGGGTCCTTTCTATTGGCGAAATGGAAACGATAACCGGCCCACATGTAAACAACACAGCAATATCTACCGATCCCATccctcctcctcttcctgTTGCTCCTATTAGAAAGGGCACATACATCCCAGAGCGGACGGTGTGCTATCTTTAGACCATTGTAACCATGGCCAATCTACCCCATATCTCGCAACAGCTTATAGAGATCTGAAAATTTGTACATGGGGGGGAGATTTCGtccaaatcttcttctttagtCTCTGCTGGAGTTACAACGCcgagaaagaaaaaaattcataCCTACACAATTGTGTGATCCCTTCTTAAGGATACAGATGGCCGGTAGAGCATTGTATACCTCCACATACTGGAGGGTCATTAGAAATACCCTTCTCCTCATATACGGAGGTGTCCATCACGTTGATGTGACTGGAGGGGGGGAGTATGGAGGGAAGGGCGGCATCTCGCAGCTACTTCTCTTACATCTAGTGACGTCATCGCCATCTTAAGTAGAATAAAGCCGCCCACCTTATAGATACCCATAGTAGTACAGCCAGGCAATTAGTTCGTCGTGTAGAAGTAAGGGGCTGCAGTGTGTAAATAGCCGATAATAGTAGCACACGCCAGCCATACCTTGCTATgtagaaacaaagaaaattggtAAAGTACAACTCCACCAGACTTCATTAGACTCTACTAGAATAAACGTTACATGTCCATCTACTTCTAAACCCTAATTGATGAGCTAGCGAAGGTTTATGGATGTACGTATACGGTTTTCCCGCGAGAGATTAATGTCCCTCATTCGTTTAGTGCCAGGCATTACTATAACAGGCAGACTAATTAGACGAGGCCAGGCACGGTGATAGTATTTCGCGGATTAGGCAGTAGGGAGATATACAGAGACATtactttttattttaattttatccAGGAGATACATATAGAGAAAACTGTGTGTGAGTAGGTATTAAATAATTAAAAGGATAATTTAGTTAGACTTTTTGGTATATTAACGACAGGAAAAAGAAGTGGTagtgatggtgatggtgacagagaaaaaagaaaatagaagaTGATTGTACTTTTTCTTAGTGAGTTTATAAGAGAGCAGCAACAAAACCTGCAGCGACTGCAAAAGCACCTGGAGCGTATTGGGCAGCACCGTCGATGAAGGTAGCACTTGAGACAGAATCAGTTGGAACTAAGGAGGACGATGGGCCTGCGGTTGAAGTTGGTCTTGCTGTAGTTGAGCTGCCTGAAGGAGATTCTCCATCCTTGACTAAGGTCAAGGATAGACAACCTTCTGGAGCGTCTGCCTTGTAGTGAACTAATTGGTAAGATCTGGAGGAGTAGTTGTATGGGTCACCGGTGTTCTTACAAGCATAGAAGTTGTCTGCAGTACCATTGAATTGTAAGGTGTTACCTTCGAAGCTCCACTTACCATTTGGATCAAGGACACCAAGGTCGACAAAGTGGCCGGAAACACCCAAGACTTGTGGGAAGGAGCCTGTTTCGGAACCCTTTAGAGTACCTTCAGATTCGTCATAATCCAATGCCTGTGTTTGGCCACTGGTGCCCAAGAAGGCATAGTTAATACCTGCACCGGAGTGTGGGAAACCAAGAGAATTGCCATTGATTTCAGAATTGTCGGACTTGACTCTCAAGTGAACTTCTTCAGCTTGGACAAGAGatgcagcagcagcaacgataattgttttcttgaattgCATGGTAATGTTGTTTATAAGGTTAGAATAGTTGTTGGtgaactttttttttgtttggtttaAGATAATATTAGATATAAAGGTCTTCTGttacaaaaaatacattggGATAGTGTCCCCTTAAAtagaaaatgggaaaagTCTTGGGCAAGATATAAATAGCATGGAAGATACATGACATCAAAACCACCAGTGTGCCACAACAAACCAGACACTTCCCGTTTGGGGAAATGTCAAGGACAGTCCCCGCACCAAATAGCGTGAGATGCAGGAACTCGccacttttttctttgttgttttcGCATTAGGGAACAATACCCTAGAATTTTGCGTGCTATTTTACGGGTTTAAATTTAGCAGTCTTCTCTAATAGGAAGCTTCTCGAGATACATAATTTATATTGACCTTATAGGGTAATCTGTCCGCAGATTGTAGTGAGATTGCATCATACATGGAGATCTTCTAGTAAGCACGTCATCAGGTATTCATTAGCACAAACGCACGGATTGTTATTACACACTTGATATGCAAGTGGAGTATCATGCTTTAAATAATGCCCTTGCAAATTTCTCTAGGTAATGGTTTTGATGGGAAGTAAACAATTGCCCTTAAAAAGCACGGCGTGGCTGGTAAGCAACAAGGTCCCTGCGTGGAAGGACCGTAATGGAACCTATTGAATACTAAACACTTGAAGATAACCTTAATCGCTTGCTGCTTGTTTCAAGTAGGTGGAGGGATTATACAGTAAAAGCTGCTGCTTGCTGTGGCGTCTTCTACTGTGGACGAAAGGACATGACGGAGTTTAGTAAACATGCCCTTCCCCCACCCACACGTCCATTCAGAGAGGGTATTCTCGTCCTGTATGGCGGATCGGCGTCTCTTTCTGTGAACGCGTTTGGTGTGGTTCTACAGCGAATACGTGTGCGGTCAACAGACCATGGATGTAAATAAACTAAGAAACACGGAAGATATACCTAAAGTTTAATCAACCCAGCTTTGAAAAGAACGTGACCCTTGGCATAACAATATTACGGGTGAAGCTGAAAAAACAGTGAGACGGGTATATATAGGTAATCTATCTTGAAATTTCCTCTTTAAAACTATTCCTTCGTTCATGTGGCTGCGAAAACGAAAATGACCTCGTTTGTCTTTTCTTGGGAGAAACACCTGTGCCTTCTGCATTCACTTTCCATTTGATTTGTCTGAACGATTCAAATGAACGTCCGGTATTTATTGGATTGTTGCTGTCTCGATGTTTCTTGGTaaatcttttgtttttgccGTTGGCAGCTACATAAGTAGAAGATGGCACTTTAGGGAATAATCTCGTACTTGCATCTGTTTCTCGTCTTGCCCTATCAGTGCTATTCCTACGAAGGTCTGTGTAGCTAACGATCGATTGACTCTTGTGTATCCTTGGCGGCGTAACttcaaactttttgattgaCAAAGCGGTACTTGATGAAAAACGCTTCTCAAACACAACACGTGACTTTAGTACAGCTATACATTTATCCATGGTAAACTCAACAGCATTTTGGTCCTTGATGAATGATAGCGATGGCCACGTAGCTCGTGCGCCTTTGAGTATACATTCCCAAAGAAAAGTTGGCGTGGGGTTGGATAGTAGTAACTTTTGTTCATCAAGTTTTAGTTCTGGTAAAATCGTAATATCTCCAGTATATGATTGGGTGAACAGTTGTCTGATTTTTGTAGCAAAGTTGGATAATATCCCCAATTCAATTAGCAAATCGCAATAATGAACGACTTCCATCGTTAGTATATTTGATAGATTATATGACAACATTTTCAAGCTCCAGCTAGAACTTGTGGAAATTAAGTCTTCACATTCGGATGATAACTTAACTAGTGGTGAAATATGAGGGTTTACTTGACATGCTATCGTATGGTTAACATTGAACATTTCTGATAACCTTGAAATGGGCAAGTCTGATTTTAAAGAACCATCGACAAATTTGAGTGATGGGTTTGACCATTCCTCTATTTCACCTGTCTCCAAATTCTTCTCGtaaattgttgatgacgCAAAAACAACAGGTAGTGAGCAGCTCGCACAAACCGCTGACCAAATAAGAACATTCGGTGCAGTTAGATAATTTAATAAGGTTGGTTGATCATGAACAGAGACGGATGAGACAGTTATGTTCAAAATCGAGCCAGTTTTGTTGAAGGCTTCCCTAAAGGTCATATTGCCTAGAAACTCTTTCATAGTTGCTTGTAAGTTTTTGCTATCAAACCAAACACCATGTTTCAATAGCCTTGACAAGTGGGTGTAAAAACTATCATTATCGGAGTCAAGGTCAAAAACTTGGAAGTTCCTATCGAACAAACTTCGTAAGATGTGTTTCAATTCATCACTTGTTTTGGAGCACATTATCGAGCTCACAATAGATCCTGCACTAGACCCCGATATGATTTTAGGAAATAGCTCGTTTTCAAGTAAAGTTGAGAATACACCTATTCCTATCAACCCAAAAGAACCACCTCCGCTCATGGTTATTGCGGTTCTTCCATAGTTTCTTTTGGATTCCATTAAAATATCAAGcataaaatcatcatctaaGAAACATTCATCAGACACTAATAGTTTTAAGATCGAAACACACTCATCAATATATTCCCttatcaaagattttgtGCCAACGTGACATTTCTTATATAAACGCtcattgttgatatttgCAAAATCTCTCCTCCATTCTGTTCTTATTATATAGAGTATTTCCTCGTACTTCCTTTCCAATTTCAGCTTCCTCAGCTTATCTAATTGCTCTCTTACTGCTCTGTAATCGTACAAGCTGGATTCCTCTGTCTCCTTCCAAGCATCGTTCCCTTCTGATTTGTCCAACATCAAACTTATACTCAACCAATCTTCATACACTATTGCATTCTCTTGGTCCTCGTATAGCCTATTAAGCTCTCCTGTTTCTGAATCGGGTTGGTTGAAATATGAAGCAACGTATTCTTTGACTTTAACAAACGGTGATTTcttattatatttattcTGAATATAATCATAGTTTATTTTGGCTAAATTATCTAACAACAAGTTTTTGGTTATACTTTCAAATGGGTTTCCGTGGGGGTATGGAATATCATTCACGGTTACTTTTTCAGACATTATACTTCAATGgaaaagaacaaataaaaaaacgATTGATGGCATGTCTCATCTCTAAAACTCTAACAAGACTTGATCACAGAGTTGGTAAAATTAGGCCGAGGGtacatttttttaataaaaaaaggGGGATTACCACAAGATGTCCGTAacattttgtttgaataGTGTGTACATAATTACAGAGCATGCCAgtatagatatatatatatctgTAGATGCATCTATTTGTAGTCTACGTGGTctatttttgaagaagctgaTCGATTTTCTTCTCAAGAGCAGCAAGTCTTTCATCTTTGGCTTGATTTGCTGTTGTTAGCTGCTCAATATTTGATTCAAGACTCTGTATCAAAGCATGGAGTTTATCTAAACTTGCCTTTAAACCACCAGCTGCAGCACCTTTAGGAGCAGATGTAGTCTGTGGACTGGCTTTGACGGCATGATCAGGTGTTTCGCCAGGAATGTCATTATTTACTGTCTTTGGTGTTTCCGGTGTTGATGATGTAACCAAAACTTCCTTTGGCGTTTCTGAAGCTGATGCTGAAACCGGAGATTCCTTTGGAGATTCCTTTGGTGTTTCTTGGGTCACCACTGAATTTGCTTGCTTAGGTGTATTTTGTTCAGGTTTAGAATCCCATTCATCTTCGTTGACATTGGtgtcaatttcttgttcaATATCGGATAAGTCGTTAACCTTATCTAGCAACGAATCAACCTTCTTTTCACTCAACATTGATTCAACTCCTTGTTCCTGAGACTTGGTAAATACGAGTCTTGGCTCTTCTTTCTCACCCGATTGTTGAGGTGTTGAAGGCTCTTTTATAACTGGAGTGGAGGAGACTTGGGGAGATTTTTCAAGCTGCTTGGTTTCTTTGGTAATTTTCTGCTCTGGTTTTGAT
The Pichia kudriavzevii chromosome 2, complete sequence DNA segment above includes these coding regions:
- a CDS encoding uncharacterized protein (PKUD0B11367); its protein translation is MQFKKTIIVAAAASLVQAEEVHLRVKSDNSEINGNSLGFPHSGAGINYAFLGTSGQTQALDYDESEGTLKGSETGSFPQVLGVSGHFVDLGVLDPNGKWSFEGNTLQFNGTADNFYACKNTGDPYNYSSRSYQLVHYKADAPEGCLSLTLVKDGESPSGSSTTARPTSTAGPSSSLVPTDSVSSATFIDGAAQYAPGAFAVAAGFVAALL
- a CDS encoding uncharacterized protein (PKUD0B11365); this encodes MQFKNTIILAAAASLAQAEVVHLRVKSDNSEINGNSLGFPHSGAGINYAFMGTGGQTEALDYDESEGTIQSPDAGSFPQVLGVSGHFVDLGVLDPNGKWSFEGNTLQFNGTADNFYACKNTGDPYDYSSRSYQLVYYTEDAPEGCLSLTLVKDAGSSSSAASSAAPSSTAAPSSSAAPSESVSSATFIDGAAQYAPGAFAVAAGFVAALL
- a CDS encoding uncharacterized protein (PKUD0B11370; similar to Saccharomyces cerevisiae YKR089C (TGL4) and YOR081C (TGL5); ancestral locus Anc_5.690); translated protein: MSEKVTVNDIPYPHGNPFESITKNLLLDNLAKINYDYIQNKYNKKSPFVKVKEYVASYFNQPDSETGELNRLYEDQENAIVYEDWLSISLMLDKSEGNDAWKETEESSLYDYRAVREQLDKLRKLKLERKYEEILYIIRTEWRRDFANINNERLYKKCHVGTKSLIREYIDECVSILKLLVSDECFLDDDFMLDILMESKRNYGRTAITMSGGGSFGLIGIGVFSTLLENELFPKIISGSSAGSIVSSIMCSKTSDELKHILRSLFDRNFQVFDLDSDNDSFYTHLSRLLKHGVWFDSKNLQATMKEFLGNMTFREAFNKTGSILNITVSSVSVHDQPTLLNYLTAPNVLIWSAVCASCSLPVVFASSTIYEKNLETGEIEEWSNPSLKFVDGSLKSDLPISRLSEMFNVNHTIACQVNPHISPLVKLSSECEDLISTSSSWSLKMLSYNLSNILTMEVVHYCDLLIELGILSNFATKIRQLFTQSYTGDITILPELKLDEQKLLLSNPTPTFLWECILKGARATWPSLSFIKDQNAVEFTMDKCIAVLKSRVVFEKRFSSSTALSIKKFEVTPPRIHKSQSIVSYTDLRRNSTDRARRETDASTRLFPKVPSSTYVAANGKNKRFTKKHRDSNNPINTGRSFESFRQIKWKVNAEGTGVSPKKRQTRSFSFSQPHERRNSFKEEISR